The Peribacillus simplex genome contains the following window.
GATGATATTACGTGTGATATCACCGCATGCACCGGCCGTAGTCAGTCCAACCTGTTCTAAACGGCTTAAGATATCCGGGACTTGTTCGATGGTCAACCAGTGAAATTGAATGGCTTGACGGGTTGTAATATCATATACATCCCTCCCATAATCTTTAGCGATGTTAGCTAGTGCCATTTGTTGATCATAAGTCAGGATACCTCCGGGAATAACGACACGCATCATCCAGTAACCAGCTTCTTTTGGCCGTTGCAGGTATAGGCCTGCCCATTTGAACATATCCCAATTCTCTTTAGGGATGGAATCAAAACCATTTGCAGCGTAATGTGGAATATCATCGAATATTTTCAATCCGTCTTTTTCCAATTTCCAGATTTCCGTTTTATTTTTAGCGATTAGTGGATTTTCCGACCAAAATTTCTCGTAAACCATTACATTTCCTCCTTGATTAGATCGCTTTCTTTGCTGTCAAATAGCCGATTACCTGTTCAACGCATTCTTCAATGCTGTATTGGTCGGATTCTAAAATGATTTCCGGTTGTTCAGGTTCTTCGTATGGAGAGTCGATTCCGGTAAAGTCTTTAATGATTCCCTTACGCGCCTTGTCATACAGACCTTTTGGATCACGCACTTCGCACTCTTCGATCGGACATTTTATGTATACTTCAATAAACTCGCCTTCTTCGAGTAAATCACGTACAATCTGCCGATCAGCTCTAAAAGGTGATATGAAGGCGGTCAATACGAACTGCCCACTATCCACGAAGAGCTTGGAAACCTCACCTATCCGCCTGATATTCTCGGTTCGATCCTCTTCAGAAAAACCTAAATCTTTATTTAAACCATGGCGGATATTATCACCATCCAAAACATAACTTCGAATATTCCGATTATATAACTCTTTAGCGACCGCGTTAGCAATCGTTGATTTTCCGGAACCCGAGAGTCCTGTAAACCAAAGAACTGTGCTTTCATGCCCGTTCTGCTTCCGGCGGAGCTCCTTGGTCAATGACGTTTCATGCCAAGTGACATTCGTACTTTTACTCATATAATAATCCCCCTCATCATGTGATCCTTCAATTTATGTCCAATCAGTTATAAACTTCATTCTTTTTTAGACCTTCGATCAACACCTCGATGACTTCTTTACGGCTAAAGGTAGCTGGAGGAATTTCTCCATTTCGCAACATTTCCCTTACCTTCGTTCCGGACAGGATGACATGGTCTTCCTTTCCATGCGGACAAGTTTTAGCTGAAGCCATATTGCCACATGCTTTACAGTAAAAACTATGTTCAAAGAATAATAGTGTGATCCCTAATTCATCCGCGTTAAAATTCCCAAAGATTTTTTGAGCATCATATGTGCCGTAATAATCGCCCACACCCGCATGATCACGTCCGACGATAAAATGAGTGCAACCATAATTTTTACGGACCATCGCATGGAAAATGGCTTCTCTTGGTCCTGCATAACGCATTGCAGCAGGGAAAACGGCAAGAGAGACACGATCCTTGGGATAATATTTATCAAGCAGCACTTTATAGCTCTCCATTCGTACATCTGCCGGAATGTCATCGGATTTAGTGGCCCCTACAAGAGGGTTTAAGAATAAGCCATCGACAATCTCCAAAGCTGTCTTTTGAATGTATTCATGCGCACGGTGAACAGGGTTCCTCGTTTGGAATCCGACAACGGTTTCCCAGCCTTTTTCAGCAAAGGCTTTCCTTGTCTCAACTGGGTCCAAATAATGGGCTTGAAATAGCGGACGCTCTATTCTCTTGACTAACTTTATTTCTCCGCCGACATATACATCCCCGCGGTTATATAAATTTCTCACTCCAGGATGCTCCCCATCATCCGTTTGATATACTAAAGTCGCTTCCAATTGTTTATCGGGAGTGAAAATATCAGAAACGGATAGGACCCCATATGTTTCACCCTCATGAGTCAGCTTCACTTCTTCACCTATAATAAGAGATTCTGCAGCTTTTTCAGTCAAAGGCAGCGTAATCGGGATGCTCCAAACATGGCCGCTGCTAAGTCTCATATCCTTGACAACTGTCTCATAATCACTTTTCGTAAAGAATCCTTTAATCGGACTGTAGGCACCAGTGCCTATCAATTCAAGGTCACTTAATGCTATTTCATCAATTTCGATTGACTTTGTTATTTTGCTAAAATCATATTTTGGTTCCCAAAGATCGATTAATGTTCCTCCGTGCGGTAGACTGATTGTCATGCTAATTTCCCCCTATGGTTTCTATTTATTTTAAGATAAATGCAAGCCGCATTCTGTTTTTTGCGCACCTTGCCAACGGCCTGAGCGTAAGTCATCGGCATTGATGGCAGGTGCCGTACACGTTTTACAGCCAATGCTCGGATATCCATTATCATGCAGGATATTATACGGAAGTCCATTTTTGTGGGCGTAACGCCAAACATCTTTCCATGTCCAATGAATGAGTGGACATATTTTAATCGATTTGAACTTATTATCCTTGTTGATATACTCGGTCAGCGCCCTTGTTTCGGATTGCTCCCTCCGCAGTCCAGAAAGCCAGGCTGTTGCCGTTGAAAGCACATCAGTAAGCGGAGTGATTTTCCGGATGTTACAACACTTATTGGAATCACTAACCCATAATTCATCTCCATATTCCGCTGCTTGTTCCTCAAGCGTCAAGGCAGGTTTCTTCATTTCGATCGAAAGCTTTGGATATCTCTTTTTCACTTGATCGATCAGTTGGTAAGTTTCCTCGAAATGTACATCTGTATCCAGGAAAACAATTTTTGCCGATGGGTTGACCTTAGCCAATAAATCCGTAAGCACGATGCCTTCAATACCAAAACTACAGGCATAAATGAGTTTGTTTCCATATTGTTCATTCGCCCATTGCAGAACTTCCAAAGCACCTTTTGTCTCACTATCTTCAGGAAATGCAGGTAAATCCCCGGTGTTGAAATTTTCATAATTTATTAATGCAGCCAACTTTATTACCCCCTCTAAGAACTTGCTCTATGTTTCACAGGTTAGAGTAACTGTAGATCAATTCCCGTTGTAATCTTCTCGAGTTATATGATCCTAGGAAAAAGAGACGAATCTAACCAATACTCTCTTTATATCAGTTAAACCCGCCTCTAGTTTTTCTAGTCAGCAGATACCTTATTTAATTCTTAGTTTTTCATTTCTTTCCATTTGAATGATTTTACCATCTTGGACAATAAGTGTAATGGATCCATATTTCATTGAATTAAGCATTTCTTGAAGTCGTTCAAATATTTCTGCAAGCTGATTCTCTTTATCCAAACCTGTTCCCCCTTTAAGGAATTCCGGAATATCTTTTTTTAGAGGCTGATTAAACGAATTTCTTAAATTTATATAATGCCTAACAACCTTACATTGCTATGGTTTGCCAATAATTTTTTCGAAAAACAAAAATCTTTCCATGATGGAAAGATTCCAAGGTAAATATTCATTACCTTATCTTCCAAAATGATCAACATTTTGTTGGATGTAGCACCTTGCATATCATGCAGGTTGCTGGACTTCAAAGGGCCAATTCCCTCCGTCGCTCTGGATAAGTTTTATTATTTTAAATATTAACATAAATTTAATCCTTGTCAATGGAGTTTTCTTATAAATTAACTTGGTTTAATATACTGGATGAACTGTTATTTTTATACACACTATTCCATTAATGATTTTATGTTCATTTAAATACGAAAATAGACTCATTTTTTTAGTTAAAGTCTCCAAAAAAATGCGCCTATTTTCATTAATTAGCCTATTATTGACGTCTGGCATTATTTTAAAAAAAATTATTCGAATACCAGTCCTTTTGTTGAAGTCGATAGCTTGCCCATTAATTCCTTAATTGAATCGCTTCTACAAATTCCTGAACCTGACTCTGAACCCGATCCACTAAATTCAAATCATTAATCGGGTTTTCTGAATTCTGTTTATCTATTTCCTTATCCACAAAATATATGCCCTGCAACGGCTCGCCTTTCAATATTGAAATTAATGGTTTAAGCGCGTAGTCTATCGCCAATAAATGCCTGTTACTTCCGCCAATCATAATTGGCAGCACTGGCTTTCCCTTAAAAGCTCCTTCTGGCAGCATATCAATCAAGGCTTTCAATATGCCTGTGTAAGAGGCCTTATATACAGGTGAACCAATAATAATTCCTCTAGCTTCATGAATTTTTTCTGAAAGCTTTAAAATTTCTTCACTATTATATTTCCCCTGGAATAAATCATCTGCTGAGAATTCCGTAATTGAGTAATAAGTTGTGGTAAATCCTTCTTTTTCAACTAAAGATTGAATATGTTTTAGTGATATGTCCGTTCTTGATGGAACCGCTGGACTTCCTGATAAAATTACGATTTCGCTCATTATAAATCCCCTCCATGTTACATGATTTCCAGATAAAATCCTCATAATGTCATATCGTGCAGCATGCATTTATCGTAATAGTCTGAAAAATATAAGTCAAATCTTACACACCTGTTTATTTAATTCACGAATTGACTTCGTCAATAAGAATGATCGCTTCCCATTCAAAAATAAAACGGTCATATTTACGGCTTGATGCTCATGCCTTTAAATATGACCGTTTTATTATGTATGATTGTTTTTCCCATGAATACCATAAACCAAAAGTTGAGCAATGCTCTTAATTCGCTCAGCAGTAAAATATGGTTCCTTTTTCTGTTGATGAATCTCATAATGAGTGGATAACGCCAATGTGAAGGAAATGATCCCTACATTAAATAGAATAATATCAGAAATATAATGTATCTCTCCGCTATCTATTCTTTTTTGTATTTCTACATGTTTGGCATTCGTCTTGAAAATCTGATCCACATATTGCTTTGAAATATCTTGATCGAATTGCGTTTCCCGAAATAATATCGAAAATTGTTCTTTATTTTCCAGAATTTTGTTTATCATGGTGCAAACGTGATTCTCCACAAGATCATCCGTAGATAGATGGCTAGTCCCGTCTTCAGACTCCTCTTTTTCATTAGGAGTAATTGTAGCCAGAAGCAAATCTTTTTTGCTTTCAAAGTATTTATAAATAGTAGCTTCGGAAACATTGCATGCAGAGGCAATTTCATTCGTTCTTGTCATGTCAAAACCTTTGGTGGCAAAAAGCGTCCGGGCTACATTTATGATTCGTTCTTTAGTTTGCTGCCCTTTTTTCAAAAATATCAACCTTCTTTTATAAAGATAAGACCGGTTTCACCAATCTATTTCCCATGATATCTCGATGGTGCTAATCGGTCAATATTACCTTTGATCTATAGAAATCAATATTCCCAAATATCATATATAGAAAACATCGTCTGAATGCGACGATGTTTTCTTTTTCAGAAAATCATTTAAAAGATGCATAGCCATCATCAACCATGACTACACTTCCATTGATTGCATCCGCTTCTTCCAAAGATAATAGATAGACAGCATTTGCGATTGCTTCTGGCTTAATTAATTTACCGCGCATTTGACTTGCATGCAATTTATCGATGATTCCCATATCCTTATAGCCTTGTATGATTGGAGTGTCAACACCCCCTGGTGCAATGCCCACTACGCGTATTCCGTAAGCACCCAATTCCAAAGCAGCTGTCTGTGTCATCATCCTTACGGCGCCTTTAGACGCTTGATAGGCGAAAGTCCCGTGGGAAGCTAAGTAGCCAAACACAGAGGCTGTATTTATAATGACACCATTGTTACCTAGTTCCTTCATTTTTCGTCCCGCTGCCATGATTCCAAAGGCCACTCCATGCTGGTTCACACCAATCGTTTTGAAGTACCCTTCCATATCTTGATCGAGGATCATCCCACCGCCCCCGATGCCGGCATTATTAAACATGATATCGATCCTTCCGTATGCTTCCACCGCTTTATTGATTAACGCTTCAACCTCTTCAAGCTTAGAAACATCCGTTTTTACATAAATGGCCTCTCCGCCATCCGCTTGAATCCGTTCAACGGTTTCCTGTCCCATTTCATCATTAAAATCCGCAACAACGACCTTGTCCCCTTTTTTTGCGAATTTCAAGCATGCTGCTCGGCCAATTCCGCTTGCTCCTCCTGTAATAACTGCAACTCTTGCTGTCATATACATTCCCCTTTCAAAGGCAAAATAAAAATGTAAGTGAATACTTACTTTTTTATTATAGAACTATAGAATAGTAAATTCAAGCAATATATTATTTTAATGACTTTCAGTCAATAATGCATAAAAGTAAAAGCTGTCCTAATGATAGGACAGCTTTTACTTTGGTTAACAGGTTTTCAATTCTTCTTTAAATATGGATGTCTTCACCATTTCTATGAAAAGCTGCATGAAACGATCATCCCCTGTTAATTCTGGATGAAAAGCACTGACAAGGACATGTTCTTGTCTCGCAGCCACAACATTCTCTTCATAAACAGCCAATATCTCCACATCTTCTCCAATTCCATCCGCGAATGGCGCCCGGATGAAAACTGCCTTAAAAGGTTCTTCCAGTCCTTTGATTGATAGTTCGGCCTCGAAACTATCCCTTTGGCGGCCAAACCCGTTTCTTTTCACGGAAATGTCCATTAGTTCAAGATAGGCCTTCTCATCACCATTCAATTCTTTGGCCGCCAATACCATCCCCGCACATGTACCGAAAATAGGTTTTTTATGTTCGAAGAAAGTTTTGATCGGTTCCATAAATCCGTATCGATCCATTAGCTTTCTCATCGTAGTGCTTTCCCCGCCTGGAATGATTAAGCCATCGATTTCATGCAACTGTTCGGGTTTTTTTACTATTATTGCTTGTTGGCCGGCAGCTTTGATTTGGTTCAAGTGTTCTTCGACTGCACCCTGTAATCCCAAAACACCGATAGTTATCATATTACCATCCACGTTCCTGCATCCGTTCTGCTGGAGCTAGTTTAGAAATATCAATTCCTTTCATTGCACTGCCCAACTCTTTGGACAAACGGCCAATCAACTCATAATCGGTGAAATATGTAGTAGCTTGAACGATTGCCGATGCGAATTTTTCTGGATTCTCTGATTTAAAAATACCAGATCCCACGAATACGCCATCTGCTCCCAATTCCATCATAAGCGCTGCATCTGCTGGAGTGGCAATTCCGCCAGCTGCAAAGTTAACTACAGGCAATTTTCCTGTCCGTTTGATTTCTCTTAAAATTTCGTAAGGGGCACCGATATTTTTTGCTTCAGTCATTAATTCATCATCACTCATGATGCTCACTTTACGAATTTGGGACTGTACCTTTCTCATATGACGCACAGCTTCCACAATATTACCCGTACCTGGTTCTCCTTTTGTACGAAGCATCGATGCTCCTTCACCAATACGGCGTGAAGCTTCGCCTAAATCACGGCAACCACAAACGAAAGGAACTGTGAAATCACTTTTTAAAATATGGTATTCTTCATCGGCAGGAGTCAGCACTTCACTTTCATCGATATAATCCACTCCCATGGATTCCAGAATCCTTGATTCAACAATATGGCCAATCCTTGCTTTAGCCATGACCGGGATAGATACAGCATTCATTACTTCCTCAACGATTCGCGGATCCGCCATTCTTGCTACTCCACCAGCAGCACGAATATCTGAAGGTACCCTTTCCAATGCCATAACTGCAACAGCACCTGATGCTTCAGCGATTTTTGCTTGTTCTGCATTAATGACGTCCATAATTACGCCACCTTTTTGCATTTGTGCCATTCCTCTTTTTACAGTGTCAGTCCCTAATAATTTTTCCATTTCTCTTCCCCCTAATATTTGCATTTTTTAGATTTGTTAGGCTTAGTATAAAAAAATGTTGACCGCATTGAAAGTGTCAGTTTTAATAAATTTAATGGGTTCAGTTTATTTTATCTAAAAAGGTGGAAACAAAATGAATATGCTAACTTGTGATTTAAATCGATTTAGTGAAGTTCCTTTGTACGAACAATTATATTCACATATTAAAAAAGAAATCATTGATGGCCGTCTACTTTACGGCACAAAACTGCCCTCGAAACGTAAATTGGCAGAGTTCCTTCAGATTAGCCAAAACACTGTCGAGACTGCATATGAACAATTAACTGCTGAAGGATACGTTGAAGTCATACCAAGAAAAGGTTACTATATTCAAACATTTGAGGATCTAGAGTATACACAAACCAACCAAGTTTCCTTGGAAAAAATTAATGATAAACAAGGGGAAGTGTTGTATCATTTTCATCCCAGCCAAATTGACACGGAAAACTTCCCATTTGAAAAATGGAGAAAATACACGAAAAATAAAATTGATGAAGCACATCAAGAACTTCTTTTATTGGGGGATTCTCAAGGAGAATATGAATTACGATGTGAAATTGCCCATTATTTGTATCATGCACGCGGAGTTCAATGCGTTCCCGAACAGATCATCATTGGTGCTGGAATGGAAATTTTATTGCAGCAGCTTGTCCTTCTTTTCGATAAAAATACCATTTATGGTGTTGAAGATCCAGGGTATCACTTGATTCACCGGATATTACGCAGCTACCCAAATGAAGTCCATCCACTGCAAATTGATGAAGAAGGCGTAAAGGTCAACCCAATTGAGAATTCAAAGATCGACGTAGTGTATGTCACTCCATCACATCACTTCCCCTATGGGACAATCCTATCTGTTAACAGACGGACTCGATTGTTGAACTGGGCTCAAGGTGCAGCAAACCGCTATATTATCGAAGACGATTATGATAGTGAATTTCGTTATAGTGGAAAAACAATTCCTTCCTTACAAAGTATGGATGCTGGAGAAAAGGTGATTTACTTAGGATCATTCTCCAAATCTTTGATGCCATCAATTCGGATCAGTTATATGGTTCTTCCCGCCCCATTGTTACAAATGCATCAACAGGAATTATCCTTTTACCATTCAAGCGTTTCACGGATTGATCAACATGTGTTGACACAGTTCATGAAGGAAGGGGATTTCGAAAAGCATTTAAATCGGATGAGGAAAGTTTACAGGCGCAAGTTGGATAAAGTGATCGATCTGTTTAAACCCCATGAGCAAATAAACATCATTGGTGAACGCTCAGGATTACATATCGTTCTCATCGTTAAGAACGGCATGGACGAACAGACACTTATTCAAAAGGCAAACAAAGACCATATTAAAATATATGGACTTTCCACATATTCAATCGAAAAAATTGACGAAAATCCTCCAAAAATCATATTAGGCTTCGCGGGGATTCCTGAAGATGAATTGGAAAAGGCCATTCACCTTTTATTGAAATCATGGGGTTTATAAAGACTTGAACTTCTTTAAGTTTGTCGATTAAAATGGGGTTTGGAATGCTCTAATCCCCCGATTCCCTTTCATGATTTTAATACAAGACTTTTATTTGTGATGAAACCACATTAGATTGAAGAATTTTGCAACACTCCTGCCGAAAGTCTGAAGCCGAGCCCACGCTAGATTCTTGCGGTGAAGAGGTTTGGCAAGAATCCGGCTGAAAGGGCGCGATTTCAATATGTGGACCGCAAAAAGAATGCTACGGAGTCCGAATAATCGGGACGGTCGAATAAAGTGCGATTTAGGACGAAAAAGTACTGTGTACGGCCGAATTTTTGCTCCGGCTGAAAACAACTGAGACGTTTTTTTAAAAAAAATACTGCAGGCAAACTCGCTTTTCTTCGAGTTTGTCTACAGTCTGAGAAGTTCACTGTCGTGAACTTCTTTTTTTAACTATTAGATAAATATTGTTCCAACATATCCTTTGGTACCATGCTACCACCTGTCGCCAAGATGATATGTGTGGACTGGTTCATTTTATCCAGCAGTAACATGGAAGTCATCATACTGGAATCTAATCCTGAAGGCCTTCCGATAGCCAGTCCATCCGCTTCCGTCAAATTATCGATTCCAAATTCCTGTGCCATGACTTTATCATGAAGGCCTGTCATCAATCCGGGGGTCATGCATGGTGAATGCGTGGCTCTGCAAAAAAACAATGAACAGCATCTTCGAAGGCCAGCTTGAGCCCATATTTGATACCACCGGGACCGCCGCCGACTCCGGATGGTAAGTACACAAATAAAGGGTGATCTTCGTCAATTGGAATTGACATATCTTTCAGCTGATTCTTCTGGCGTATTACAGCCGTCGCGTAACCGAGCAGCAGATCGATTGAATTTTCATCATCAATAAAATGGCAATCTGGATTAAGTGAGCTTCATTACGGCCTTCTTCTACAGCTTTACTATAATCATCATCATATATCTTTACAATGACACCAGGACTTGTCATTTTATCCTTTTTCCACTGTTTGGCATCTGCCGACATATGGACGGTTACGAAAGGCATTAACAAAATAATTTGCGAACCTATCCAATCTGTCCTCTGCAAATTTAACCCTGTTCCTCTTGACGATTGGATCTTCTTGATCTGCACCAATCTGGATTCATCCAGAAGACTTCCATCCATCTTTATAAGGTTTTAAGGTAATGGATCTTTCGCCTTCCACTTCGTCATCGATAAAACCTGCGATTTTTTGCTTCTCCATAGCAGCCCCTCCCAGAATATGTATGAAACAGTATTCATCATCTGCTATAACGCAACAAACTGCCATGGAGATTACATCATTTTTTTAGGGGAAATCAGCTTAGAATGTCAAATTCACTTTTAATTTCCCTCGCACACTATTAATAAACCAAATTTCCTCAGCGCTATTAAGGTCAGCTTTTAAAATGGGTTTTTCCTTGATTTCCTTCTTCCTTATTAATTCTTGACGAAAAGTTCCAGCGAGCAGACCTGATTCCACAGGAGGGGTATAGTAGTCACCATTTATCTTCACCACTACATTCCCGTTCGAGAATTCCGTGATGAATCCTTCTTCATTCCAAAGTAGAACGTCATCGAAGTCAGGATTATTCTTTTGAAAGCCTTCATATACATCACGATTAGTCGTCTTATGAAAAAGAAAGGGATTTCCACTTGATATTGGAGTTTCAGCCAAGATAGCCGTTAATTCTGAATCAATGGGCTTAATTGCTTGTCCTGAAACTTCCATTTCTCCATTTTCTTTAAGCAGTACCCTTACCTTTTGCAATTTGCCTTGGTTTAAATCCGCATACTTTTGGAGTTCATCTCTAAATTTCAATTCAGAGAACTGATAATTGAAGTAATTAGCAGATTGTTTCATTCGATCGATATGATCATTCAACAAATAATATTCGCCATCGCTTAGCTTCATCGATTCCAATAATTCGTAAGCAGGCCTTTCCACCGTCAATAATTTGGCCTTTAAAAAGGCTTCGTCATATTCTTCGGTTAACTCAGAATCCCAAGTGATTCCCCCGCCTACCCCATACTCGGCATTACCTGTTTCCTTTTCGATCACGACCGTACGGATCGGCACATTAAAAACGGCTTCGGATTCAGGGGTGATAAACCCGATTGCACCGCAATAAACTTCACGTGGTGAATTCTCGATATCAGTGATGATTTCCATTGTTTTTATTTTAGGTGCACCTGTTATCGAACCACATGGAAAAAGAGCCTTGAATATATCAATGATTGTTGTTCCAGGTTTCGTATCAGCTGTTATTGTGGAGGTCATTTGCCAAACGGTCGGATATTTTTCAATTTCCTTAAGTTGTGGAACCTTGACGCTTCCTGGTTCTGCAATCATTCCCAAATCATTTCTGAGCAGGTCCACAATCATGTAGTTTTCAGCTTGGTTCTTTTCCGAGGCTGCTAACCAGTCTGCATTGTATTGATCCATTTTCAGTGTCGTTCCCCGCTTTACCGTTCCTTTCATAGGCCTTGTTATTAGCTGATCACCTTCCCAGCGGAAAAATAACTCGGGTGATGCTGAGAGGATTCGATGTGTCCCCACGTTCAAATATGCACTATAATTCGATCGTTGAGCTCTCTTCAAGCGATCAAAGAAAGCGAAGTCGTCCCCTTCGAACTTGGATTGCAAACGCATCGTATAATTCACTTGATACGTATTGCCTTTCTCAATTTCGGATTTTATTTTTTGAAAGCCTGAATGATAGGTAGTTGAATCCATTTCTGATTGCCATTCAGCTAACTTAAAAGCCCCTGGCATTTTTTCAGGTAATTCTTCCGGTTTATCAAAAATACCGAACCATAATAATGGCATTTTGGCTCCATCTTTTACTTTAAAAGATTTTTCAAAAGCAGGTGCCGCTTCATAGGATACATATCCCGCTGCATAATGCCCCTGGTCGATCGCTTCCTGGACTTTTTGAAATTGAGGAAGGACATCGCCAATGGAATGGGCAGTGAACACTTTTTTCGGGTTCGTAAAATAGAGCGGCCTGCTCTCACCTTGTTTATCTGTGAAGTGAAATATTAAGGATATAGGGTCTTCTCGTTTCATTCTTCTCTCCTAACTTTGTTTAAAGAGTCAATCGGTATGTATTTTATAAA
Protein-coding sequences here:
- the pabB gene encoding aminodeoxychorismate synthase component I, giving the protein MKREDPISLIFHFTDKQGESRPLYFTNPKKVFTAHSIGDVLPQFQKVQEAIDQGHYAAGYVSYEAAPAFEKSFKVKDGAKMPLLWFGIFDKPEELPEKMPGAFKLAEWQSEMDSTTYHSGFQKIKSEIEKGNTYQVNYTMRLQSKFEGDDFAFFDRLKRAQRSNYSAYLNVGTHRILSASPELFFRWEGDQLITRPMKGTVKRGTTLKMDQYNADWLAASEKNQAENYMIVDLLRNDLGMIAEPGSVKVPQLKEIEKYPTVWQMTSTITADTKPGTTIIDIFKALFPCGSITGAPKIKTMEIITDIENSPREVYCGAIGFITPESEAVFNVPIRTVVIEKETGNAEYGVGGGITWDSELTEEYDEAFLKAKLLTVERPAYELLESMKLSDGEYYLLNDHIDRMKQSANYFNYQFSELKFRDELQKYADLNQGKLQKVRVLLKENGEMEVSGQAIKPIDSELTAILAETPISSGNPFLFHKTTNRDVYEGFQKNNPDFDDVLLWNEEGFITEFSNGNVVVKINGDYYTPPVESGLLAGTFRQELIRKKEIKEKPILKADLNSAEEIWFINSVRGKLKVNLTF